A segment of the Bradyrhizobium sp. CCBAU 53340 genome:
ATGCTCGGAGGTCCAGCGCTCGAGATGGAGCATCAGCGCGGAGATCTTGAGGAAGCGCGACTGGATCGCGGTCGATTGCGTGGCGCGGAAGTCGTCGATCTGGTAGCCGATCCTGGACAGCTTGCGCTGCAGGCTCGGCATGTCATCCGGACCAACCTGGAACGGCGCCGCAGCCAGCACGTCGCGCAGCGCGAGTGCGCGCACAGGTATCCCGGCCAATCCATGACAGAACGTCCGCCACGCTTTCGGCGCGAACGGAACGAGCCAGGCGAGCATCAGCAGCCAGACCGCGGCGAGCGGCGACAGCTTGTCCGGAAGGACGGCGTAGATCACCAGGAACGGCGTGACGAACACCGCGAGGCCGAGCAGAAACAGCGGACGCGTCGTGAACGAGCGGGTCCCCTTCAGCGTGTGAAACCTGAACCAGTAGAACAGCACGACCAGAAGCGGTCCGCCGAACGACTCGAAGATTGCATTCAAGGATTCTACGACATGAGCAAGCGGCACGATGAACTCCTATTGCTAGGGTTCGCTGTTGAAAGGCGCGCCGGACACAGCGGCATCCGGCGACGTGCGTGAGCGTCACGCAGCCTGGGCGACCATCTTGGCCTTCTGGACCAGGAGATCGATATTGTCGGGGGCCAGCGCAATCGCGCTGTCCATATCGTTCTGGGCCTTCGCCACGTCCTTGATCTGGGCATAGGCATTGGCCCGCGACACCAGATATTTCGGCTCGTTCACGTCGGTCGCGATCGCCGTGCCGAAGGCCTTGATCGCCTCCTCGACATAGCCGCGCTTGTCGTCGGTGCCGGCCGCCGTCATGCTGACGATGCCCTTGATCCAGTAGAACTCGGCGCTCGTCGGCTTGAGCTTGATCGCTTCGGTGATGTCGCTCAGCGCGTTCTCGTAGAGACCGACCGTGACGTTGAAATTGGCGCGGCGCACGAAATATTCCGGCTTCGCCGGATCGAGCTTGAGCATGTAGGCGAAGCTCGCGGCGGCCTTCGGAATCTGCTTCTGCTTGTGCTGGAGCGTGCCGAGATCGAAATAGACTTTCGCGAGCCGGACCGAGAGCTCGGAATCGTCGGCGAGGAGGCCATGCAGCTCCTGCCCGCGCCGGGTCAGGTCCTCAAGCGCCTCGATCGTCATCGGGGTAGTCGGCAGCGCCTCCATGAACTCGTCGCGGCGTCGTTGCAGCATTTCCTTCGAGGGGCGCGCCGCCTCGGGCGGCAGTGCCAGCGGCTGCGGCGCCTCGACGTCGAAGATCCTTCCGTCCGGCGAGCGCATGTAGAGGACGGGAATTCCCCACTCCACCCGCGACTTCTCCTGGATGAACTTGCGCGCGAGCGTCACCGCATCGTCGATCGGACGGTTGCCGGCGAGCGCGGCGTAAAAGCCTTCCGACATCGAGATCGCGGCGTTGTCGGTGATCGGAAACTGCATCGCCACCACGGCCGGCAGCCATCCGGTCTTCATCAAGCCGATCGCCGGATTGCCGAAGCGGTCGCCGACGTTGATCCTCGCGCTCTCGCAGCAATTGAGCACGATCAGGCGCAGGCTGCGCCGCGCCCCCGTCAGCATCATCGCAAGGTCGGAGGCGAACTTCTTCACCGGCCTGCCGTCCTCGTCGACCATGACGACGAAGCCGCTGGCACCGGCGCCGGGCGAGGCTTCCTCGACGCCGCCATGCCCGATGAAGTGGAAGATATGCCATTCGCCTTCGAGCAGCTTCTTCATCAGGTCCTTGCCGGTGCCGCCGGGGACCCACTGGAAATCAACCTTGCCTTCGTGCTGGAGCGCATCGATGCCCTTGTTGATGCGGTCGCGCTCCTTGACCACGTTGAGCTTCGGCCATTCGCTGGTGGAGGGATCGGCGATCATGCCGAGGATGCGCAGGGGTCCCTTGACACCCATCCGGCTGACGCCGCCTGCCGTCTCGAGATAGCGCACGATCGGGCGCGTCAGGCTGACGAAGCCGGGCATGTCGTCTTCGTCGTAGAGATATTCCCACGGCAGTCCGGCAAGGTCGGCCGCCTCGATGCGCAGCTTGATCCTCAGATCCTGCGCCGCGCCCTTGCTGCGCTCGTAGATCCGCTGGATCGACGGCACGTCGGTGAAGACGCTGCGGAACACGCCGCGGCCGAAATCGCGCAGCACCTGCTCGCCGCGCGTGGTCGGGCCCTGGCGATTTTTCTCGTCAATCTCGAGGACGGCGTTTTCCAGTTCGCCCCGCAACTTGGCCAGTTCGCCCGGCGCGGAGAACCAGAACTTGACCTGGCTCTTCGGCGCCTCGCCCGCCGGCGACCTGACGACCCGGCCGTAATATTGCTGAGGGCCGCCGCCCACCGGCAGATCGGAGCCGATCTCGAGCTCGAAATCTTCGTATTCGGCAACGGGCATTTTGAGCCTCACTCAACAAGATCTTGATCTGAACGAAGCATCCCTCGAATGAGCGCGGCCGGTCGAAATCACGTCGGCCGCAATACAATGCCTCGGACTATCGCACACAACCAGGAGAGGCATTTGTGAAGCATGTCTCATACAGCCCGAAAATTTGTGCGGCGCCCCGCGCGCGCCGCGGAGCCCGCTTGTTTCTGGGGATCGAACCTGCCGGCCCCGTGCAGCGACCAAGCGATCGTGCCAGAATTCGCGCGCGCCAAATTCGGACCTCCCCATGATCCTGCAATCGCTCGCCGGCCTGCCCGCCTTCCTGGTCTATTTCTGCACCGGGTTGGTCGCGATAGTGGCATATCTGTTCGTCTACACGCGGATCACGCCGCACAACGAGTTCCAGCTGATCCGGGACAACGATCCTGCCGCAGCGATTGCGCTCGGCCTTAGCCTGCTCGGCTTCGTCGCACCGCTGTTCAGCGCGATCGCGCATTCGGCCAACGTGCTGGACTGCCTGATCTGGGCTATCATCGCGCTGATCGTGCAAATCGCCGTCTTCTACATCGTGAAAATTCCGGTGCCGAACCTGTCGGGGCGGATCGCCGCCGGCGAGCTCGCGCCCGCCATCTGGCTCGGCCTGTCCTCGCTTGCCGCGGGCCTCCTCAACGCCGCCTGCATGATCTACTGACATGGTCGCGAAGTGACATGGTAGCGAAGTAACATGGCCAACAAGCCGCCCAGCCAGGAGTTCGGCAAGCGCCGGCCGCGCCTGCCGGCGGACCTGCCGCTGCCGCCACGCGAGCCGGTGAAGCGCTCAGGGCATGTGGCGCTGCTGGTGATGGGGACGATTGCGGTCGGTACCACGGCCTTCGCGTTGATGCCGCGGCGAACCTGCGAACCGACGCCTCCCGGAGCGACAGTCTCCGGGGCGACAGTCGCCGGGACAACGGCGCCTGCGCAGGCCAGCACCAATTGTAGCAGCAGCTCATCCGGCGGCAGCGGCTCGCGCTGGTCGTCGCGATCAGGCTTCTACAGCAGCGACTCGTCAAGTCATTCCTCGTCGGGTGGCTCGTCCGATGGAGGCTCCGGCGGCGTCACGCGCGGCGGCTTCGGCTCGTTCGCGCATGCTTTCTCGGGCGGCAGCTGACGCGCGAGGTTTTGAATTCAACGCCGCGCACCGGTCTGTTTTAAAGCGCGCGGGAGGACACACCATGAAACGCTCGCGAAGGGTCATGCTCACGCTGATGGGAAGCGCCGCGGTCAGCACCGTCTCGATGGGATTCACGAAACGCGAGCGTCCCTGCGGCTCCGGGCTCGAAGCCGTGCCCGGCATCGACGGCGAGCCGTATTGCCGGCCAAGCTATGGCGGCTTCGGCGGCACGCTGCATCGCATGCACGGCCATGGCGATCATGGGCACGCCGGTCACGGGCATGGCGGCCACGGCGGCGGCTGACACATGCAACGCATCCCTTGTCCCGAGCGCGACGACTGGCAACAGACCGCCGAGCAATGCGGCTTCGCCTTCCACACCATCGACGGCGAGCGCTATTGGGACGAGCGCGCCTATTACGCCTTCTCGCTCGACGAGATCGAACGCGGCATCGAGACGCCAACCGGCGAAATCGACGCGATGTGCGTTGAACTCGCCGGCCGTGTGATCGGCGACGAGCAGCACCTGCGGCGCTTGAAGATTCCGGAGGCATTCTGGGATCTCATCACGGAAAGCTGGGAGCGCGATGACCGCAGCCTCTACGGCCGGCTCGATCTGAAGTTCGACGGCGAAGGTCCGGCAAAACTGCTCGAATACAATGCGGACACACCGACCTCGATCTTCGAGGCCGCGGTGTTTCAATGGACCTGGCTGGAGCAGGCGATCGAACGGCGCATCATCCCTGCGCGCGCCGACCAGTTCAATTCGATCCACGAGCGGCTGATCGAGGCCTGGAAGCGGATCGGCGCGGGTCACCATCTGCACCTCACCGGCACCACCGGCAACGAGGAAGACGCCGGCACGCTTGCCTATCTGGAAGACACCGCGCGTCAGGCAGGCCTGTCGACGACGCTGCTCGACATCGAGCAGATCGGCTGGCGCGACGTCGGCGGCTTCGTCGATCTGGACGATCGCGACATGGAGCTCGTCTTCAAGCTCTATCCCTGGGAATGGATGTTCCACGATGCCTTCGGCGCCAAGCTCAAGGAGGCACCGACGCGCTGGATCGAGCCGCCCTGGAAGGCGGTGCTCTCCAACAAGGGCATCCTGCCGCTATTGTGGGAGATGTTTCCGAACCATCCCAATTTGCTGCCGGCCTTTTTCGAGGATGACCCGCGCGCCGCCGAGCTCGGCAGCTCCTATGTCCGCAAGCCGCTGCTGTCGCGCGAAGGCGCCAATGTCACGCTGGTCTCTGGCGGAATGTCGCTCGACGAGCACGAAGGCCCCTATGGCGCCGAAGGTTTCGTGCGCCAAGCGCTGTCACCGCTGCCGAACTTTTCCGGTGTCTATCCGGTGGTGGGAAGCTGGCTGGTGAACCACGAGCCCTGCGGGCTTTCGATCCGCGAGGACGAAAGCCCGATCACGGGCAACAGCTCGCGATTTCTGCCGCATGCGATCCTGTGAAACGCCGCTCGCGCACCCACCGGTGAAGGCGCGCGAGCGCGAAGATCATCGCGTCGGATCAGGGTGTCTTGACGATGAATCGTCCATCATACAGGAAGGCGCCCTTGAACCCGCTTTGCACACTCTCAAAGCCGCCGGTGCCGGTCGCGTTCGCGTACATTCCGGTGCCCGACAGGATCGTGTATTCGCCCTTCGCCTTGCCGTCCTTGATCGCACCGGTGTAGCGCGCCGTGATCGAGGAGCCATCGTCGAAGGTGTAGGTGCTGTAGCCGAACATCGGCCCCGAGCCCTTGAGCAGATCACTGGAGTTGACGAAATCCTTCACGGCAATTCGGCCATCCTTGAAGACGGCGACGCCGAACATCTTGCCGGACATGACAGTCTGGCCTTCGACATTCGCGACCTCGGTGACCTTGACGTCCACCGGCCTGGTGAC
Coding sequences within it:
- a CDS encoding CHAT domain-containing protein, whose translation is MPVAEYEDFELEIGSDLPVGGGPQQYYGRVVRSPAGEAPKSQVKFWFSAPGELAKLRGELENAVLEIDEKNRQGPTTRGEQVLRDFGRGVFRSVFTDVPSIQRIYERSKGAAQDLRIKLRIEAADLAGLPWEYLYDEDDMPGFVSLTRPIVRYLETAGGVSRMGVKGPLRILGMIADPSTSEWPKLNVVKERDRINKGIDALQHEGKVDFQWVPGGTGKDLMKKLLEGEWHIFHFIGHGGVEEASPGAGASGFVVMVDEDGRPVKKFASDLAMMLTGARRSLRLIVLNCCESARINVGDRFGNPAIGLMKTGWLPAVVAMQFPITDNAAISMSEGFYAALAGNRPIDDAVTLARKFIQEKSRVEWGIPVLYMRSPDGRIFDVEAPQPLALPPEAARPSKEMLQRRRDEFMEALPTTPMTIEALEDLTRRGQELHGLLADDSELSVRLAKVYFDLGTLQHKQKQIPKAAASFAYMLKLDPAKPEYFVRRANFNVTVGLYENALSDITEAIKLKPTSAEFYWIKGIVSMTAAGTDDKRGYVEEAIKAFGTAIATDVNEPKYLVSRANAYAQIKDVAKAQNDMDSAIALAPDNIDLLVQKAKMVAQAA
- a CDS encoding DUF350 domain-containing protein gives rise to the protein MILQSLAGLPAFLVYFCTGLVAIVAYLFVYTRITPHNEFQLIRDNDPAAAIALGLSLLGFVAPLFSAIAHSANVLDCLIWAIIALIVQIAVFYIVKIPVPNLSGRIAAGELAPAIWLGLSSLAAGLLNAACMIY
- a CDS encoding glutathionylspermidine synthase family protein, encoding MQRIPCPERDDWQQTAEQCGFAFHTIDGERYWDERAYYAFSLDEIERGIETPTGEIDAMCVELAGRVIGDEQHLRRLKIPEAFWDLITESWERDDRSLYGRLDLKFDGEGPAKLLEYNADTPTSIFEAAVFQWTWLEQAIERRIIPARADQFNSIHERLIEAWKRIGAGHHLHLTGTTGNEEDAGTLAYLEDTARQAGLSTTLLDIEQIGWRDVGGFVDLDDRDMELVFKLYPWEWMFHDAFGAKLKEAPTRWIEPPWKAVLSNKGILPLLWEMFPNHPNLLPAFFEDDPRAAELGSSYVRKPLLSREGANVTLVSGGMSLDEHEGPYGAEGFVRQALSPLPNFSGVYPVVGSWLVNHEPCGLSIREDESPITGNSSRFLPHAIL